The following are encoded together in the Robertmurraya sp. FSL R5-0851 genome:
- the hemB gene encoding porphobilinogen synthase, producing the protein MNQSFSRHRRLRSSATLRTMVRENHLHLEDLVYPIFVVEGENIKNAIQSMPGVFQLSLDQLKIEMDEVAALGIPSVLLFGIPNEKDECGTGAFHDHGIVQEATRVIKEQYPHIVVIADTCLCEYTSHGHCGVIEGGKVLNDPSLKLLADTAVSQAKAGADIIAPSNMMDGFVAAIRAGLDEAGFEDIPIMSYAVKYASSFYGPFREAAESTPQFGDRKTYQMDPANRMEGLREANSDVQEGADFLIVKPGMPYLDIVRDIKNNFHLPVVVYNVSGEYSMVKAAAQNGWIDEKNIVMEMLTGMKRAGADLIITYHAKDAARWLKEK; encoded by the coding sequence ATGAATCAATCATTTTCTCGTCACCGTCGTTTACGATCTTCTGCAACATTACGCACAATGGTTCGCGAAAACCACTTACACCTTGAAGATTTGGTATATCCAATTTTTGTAGTAGAAGGTGAAAATATAAAAAATGCCATTCAATCTATGCCAGGGGTTTTTCAACTATCATTAGATCAATTGAAAATTGAAATGGATGAAGTAGCAGCACTTGGGATTCCAAGCGTCCTTTTATTTGGAATCCCAAATGAAAAAGATGAGTGCGGTACGGGTGCATTCCATGATCATGGAATTGTACAAGAAGCGACTAGAGTGATTAAAGAACAGTATCCTCATATCGTTGTTATTGCGGACACCTGCTTATGTGAATATACTAGTCATGGCCACTGTGGAGTGATCGAGGGTGGGAAAGTATTAAATGATCCATCACTAAAATTATTAGCTGATACCGCAGTTAGCCAAGCAAAAGCAGGAGCAGATATTATAGCTCCTTCAAATATGATGGATGGATTTGTTGCGGCCATAAGAGCAGGATTAGATGAGGCAGGGTTTGAGGATATACCTATTATGTCATATGCTGTGAAATATGCTTCTTCTTTTTATGGACCATTTCGTGAAGCGGCTGAGAGCACACCTCAATTTGGGGACCGTAAAACGTATCAAATGGATCCAGCCAATCGAATGGAAGGCTTAAGAGAAGCAAATTCAGATGTTCAGGAAGGAGCAGACTTCCTTATTGTGAAGCCTGGAATGCCATACTTGGATATTGTACGTGATATAAAAAACAATTTTCACTTGCCTGTTGTGGTTTATAATGTGAGTGGGGAGTATTCCATGGTTAAAGCTGCGGCTCAAAACGGGTGGATTGATGAAAAAAATATTGTAATGGAAATGCTAACAGGTATGAAAAGAGCAGGTGCGGACCTTATTATCACTTATCATGCCAAAGATGCAGCAAGATGGTTAAAAGAAAAATAA
- a CDS encoding uroporphyrinogen-III synthase, translated as MSDEYSLNGMKVLIPRGKKHAKPFSDLVKKYGGIPVEIPLISFRPVASTSLPILLDKKLHKYDWIIFTSNVTVETFFTFDINPTVLNNIKIAVIGEKTEEALVRKGVTVDFKPKEYVAEAFVEEFSPYISEGTTVFIPKGNLARELISTNLEKKGAHVDELVIYETFFPDSSRDALVKALTEKKLDIISFTSPSTVDHFMAVVNEMNLLSTIDHCLIICIGPVTLQRANAFGLRVDAMPDTYTIDQMLQSVMKLIRKRENK; from the coding sequence ATGAGTGATGAGTACTCTCTCAACGGAATGAAGGTTCTTATTCCTAGAGGAAAAAAGCATGCCAAACCATTTTCAGATTTAGTCAAGAAATACGGGGGGATTCCAGTGGAAATCCCTCTTATTTCCTTTCGACCCGTTGCTTCAACCAGTCTGCCTATCCTCCTGGATAAAAAACTACATAAATATGATTGGATTATTTTTACTAGTAATGTGACAGTTGAAACATTCTTTACCTTTGATATTAACCCGACCGTTCTCAACAATATAAAGATTGCTGTTATCGGTGAAAAAACAGAGGAAGCCTTAGTGAGAAAAGGGGTAACAGTTGATTTTAAGCCCAAAGAATATGTGGCTGAAGCATTTGTTGAAGAATTCTCCCCTTATATTAGTGAAGGAACGACCGTTTTCATTCCTAAAGGGAATTTAGCTAGAGAACTTATTTCTACCAACCTTGAAAAAAAGGGAGCCCATGTGGATGAACTAGTTATATACGAAACGTTTTTTCCAGACAGTAGTCGGGACGCGTTGGTGAAGGCGCTAACAGAAAAGAAGTTAGATATCATAAGTTTTACTAGCCCTTCAACAGTGGATCATTTTATGGCTGTAGTGAATGAAATGAATTTATTATCAACTATTGATCATTGTTTGATCATTTGTATTGGACCTGTTACTCTTCAACGGGCTAATGCTTTTGGGTTACGTGTAGATGCCATGCCAGATACATACACAATTGATCAGATGTTACAAAGTGTTATGAAACTAATAAGAAAGAGGGAGAACAAATGA